One Candidatus Gastranaerophilales bacterium DNA window includes the following coding sequences:
- a CDS encoding flagellar hook capping FlgD N-terminal domain-containing protein produces the protein MSYIDTTSQLATMKNATSSANYEKNKDKVGNSSMDQDTFLQLMMTQLQYQDPLSPMGNTEFLAQQAQFTQISELQKLNSNFVGYNSMLLATNQITQASSMIGKEVEAIDPDDSNKTMTGIVEEVKFSADGITLLINGKEVSSDLVTSIKSDGTKAGTGDSSENNSTTSTDATSFADSFIDSILNNPKLKSAFNTALDTLVEKFL, from the coding sequence ATGTCTTACATAGATACTACAAGCCAATTAGCAACAATGAAGAACGCAACTTCGTCCGCTAATTACGAAAAAAACAAAGATAAGGTGGGTAACTCATCAATGGATCAGGACACGTTCCTTCAATTAATGATGACTCAATTACAATACCAAGACCCGCTATCACCGATGGGCAATACGGAATTTCTGGCACAACAGGCTCAATTTACACAAATAAGCGAACTTCAAAAGTTAAACAGCAACTTTGTCGGATACAACAGCATGCTTCTCGCCACTAACCAAATTACTCAGGCAAGTTCAATGATAGGAAAAGAAGTAGAAGCAATAGACCCTGATGACAGCAATAAAACAATGACAGGTATTGTCGAAGAAGTGAAATTCAGCGCCGACGGCATAACTTTGTTAATTAACGGCAAAGAAGTTTCTTCTGATTTGGTAACCTCAATCAAAAGCGACGGCACAAAAGCCGGTACGGGTGATTCATCAGAAAACAACAGTACAACGAGTACAGATGCAACAAGTTTTGCAGATAGTTTCATTGATTCAATATTAAACAATCCAAAGCTCAAATCAGCCTTTAATACAGCGTTGGATACATTAGTCGAGAAATTTTTATAG
- a CDS encoding flagellar hook-basal body complex protein: MSQALFSAISGMTTSQSKIDVVADNIANMNTVGFKASNLNFKNLYSRMLSSGSSPTSNAGGTNPMQVGLGVAIGSITRDFTAGTVQSTGRSQDLNIQGIGFFTIRNSNGSIGLTRDGNFTLDSEGYLVTANGNKIYGTNKALNNISSNEFVRVPPSLNMVASGKDLTSGSAGNLDSLNNASITQGKFTFNVYDGTSLLSTINIDTTSPIQAVSLKDIQDRINAAIAADPALSDGTDQTVSAKVNTDGTFSISIGAAGSLVTPTKIEFGDSTDTSNFLVETGISTSTLDTGAYTSKILSYQATIAPPNNSEATQSKTSYSVSDTGALEAVYSNGDKITVEDKNGSIVLKYITSSGMTIGSDDITVVNNAIKAENLQLQLATVMNEEGLISTGGNIFVTGPNTGSMTFSSGNTNGFGSIGSAGLESSNVNLSIEFANMIIAQRAIDANSRVFSASSEVLQRLVNM; encoded by the coding sequence ATGTCACAAGCGTTATTTTCAGCAATTTCAGGAATGACTACTTCACAATCAAAAATTGACGTAGTAGCCGACAACATTGCAAACATGAACACTGTAGGCTTTAAAGCATCTAATTTAAACTTTAAAAATCTTTACTCCAGAATGTTATCATCAGGAAGCAGCCCTACATCAAACGCAGGGGGAACAAACCCCATGCAGGTAGGATTGGGAGTAGCAATAGGAAGTATTACACGCGATTTTACAGCAGGAACAGTACAATCAACGGGACGTTCCCAGGACCTTAATATACAAGGGATAGGATTTTTCACTATCAGAAATTCCAACGGAAGTATAGGCTTAACACGTGACGGGAATTTCACGCTTGATTCAGAAGGCTATCTTGTAACCGCAAACGGAAATAAAATATACGGAACAAATAAAGCTCTGAACAATATTTCAAGCAATGAATTTGTAAGAGTTCCTCCCTCATTAAATATGGTAGCATCAGGCAAAGACCTGACATCAGGCAGTGCCGGAAACTTGGACTCTTTGAATAATGCAAGTATTACTCAGGGGAAATTCACCTTTAACGTATATGACGGAACAAGTCTGTTAAGCACAATAAATATAGATACAACTTCGCCTATACAAGCAGTTTCTCTGAAAGATATTCAAGACCGTATAAATGCTGCAATAGCTGCAGACCCGGCTTTAAGCGACGGAACGGATCAAACGGTAAGCGCAAAAGTTAATACCGACGGTACATTTTCCATAAGCATAGGCGCAGCGGGAAGTTTAGTAACGCCAACTAAAATAGAGTTTGGCGACAGCACAGATACAAGCAACTTCCTTGTAGAAACAGGCATATCAACCTCAACTTTGGACACAGGTGCATATACGAGCAAGATATTGTCTTATCAGGCAACTATAGCTCCGCCAAATAACAGTGAGGCAACACAATCGAAAACCTCTTACTCTGTAAGTGATACAGGTGCGTTAGAAGCGGTATATTCAAACGGTGATAAAATTACCGTTGAAGATAAAAACGGCAGTATTGTATTGAAATACATCACTTCAAGCGGTATGACCATTGGTAGCGACGATATTACCGTAGTAAATAATGCAATTAAAGCCGAAAATCTTCAACTGCAATTGGCAACGGTTATGAATGAAGAAGGTTTGATTTCAACAGGCGGGAATATATTTGTAACAGGACCTAATACAGGTAGTATGACTTTTTCTTCAGGCAATACCAACGGCTTTGGCTCAATCGGTTCTGCGGGGTTAGAATCCTCTAATGTTAACCTGTCTATTGAATTTGCCAATATGATTATTGCTCAAAGAGCAATCGACGCTAACAGCAGGGTATTCAGCGCTTCAAGCGAAGTCCTGCAACGACTGGTCAATATGTAA
- the rsmI gene encoding 16S rRNA (cytidine(1402)-2'-O)-methyltransferase, translated as MSKGDLFVVATPVGNLKDITLRALETLNSADLIACEDTRVTQKLLNYYDIKTKTVSYHKFSEKQQSEKLIALLNSGKNIALVSDAGTPLISDPGSILIEIARQNGIKVIPVGGISAVTTLLSAVESYKKFAFIGFFPQKESEVVKISDYLSEFDIVFYESPNRILATIETIKKNFGDVKVSIGRELTKMFEDINTLSACEMIEYLKNTTLKGEITGIIHSCDLQAGISDIDKYIKKLIAKGFSSKDISVILSEIFEVSKNEVYEIVQTLQKK; from the coding sequence TTGAGTAAAGGCGATTTATTTGTAGTCGCCACTCCTGTCGGTAATCTTAAAGATATTACTTTGAGGGCGCTTGAGACTCTTAATAGTGCTGATTTAATTGCCTGTGAAGATACAAGAGTTACCCAAAAACTCCTCAATTATTATGATATAAAGACTAAAACCGTAAGTTACCATAAATTCAGCGAAAAGCAGCAATCAGAAAAACTTATAGCCCTGCTCAACAGCGGTAAAAACATTGCACTGGTTTCTGATGCGGGAACCCCGTTAATCTCAGACCCCGGCAGTATTCTTATTGAAATTGCACGCCAAAACGGGATAAAAGTTATTCCCGTCGGCGGTATCAGCGCTGTGACTACCCTGCTTAGCGCCGTTGAAAGCTATAAAAAGTTTGCGTTTATAGGGTTTTTCCCTCAAAAAGAATCCGAAGTCGTTAAAATATCTGATTATTTGAGTGAGTTTGATATTGTATTTTATGAATCGCCTAATCGTATTTTGGCAACGATAGAAACTATAAAAAAGAATTTTGGAGATGTAAAAGTTTCTATCGGCAGAGAATTAACCAAAATGTTTGAGGATATTAACACTCTGTCTGCCTGCGAAATGATTGAATATCTCAAAAATACAACGCTAAAAGGTGAGATAACGGGGATTATTCATTCCTGCGATTTGCAAGCCGGTATTTCTGATATTGATAAATATATTAAAAAATTGATTGCAAAAGGCTTTAGCTCAAAAGATATAAGCGTGATACTTTCTGAAATCTTTGAAGTATCTAAAAATGAAGTTTATGAAATAGTGCAAACGTTACAAAAAAAATAA
- a CDS encoding helix-turn-helix domain-containing protein: MSEYLSKEEIKKWRSSVEKITLEEYAQRLGKKIQEEKKTNDLADMLYQTYNPRETSSFNTMTKLEKIDLTPKLSKTEAKHKKNDELKFDDFAELPEHDAFDMENDEEIMPVKKEPAKKPEKIKKESEVKTEKTKPVKEPAPSKAALKTKETAEPAAKKEKTTDKKAVISDKYDKLNISFVKPLTDREEKVLDYFISKKGEIVYAKELAELLDLKRDYIYKYIKNLRAKMAIDVIKNSDNSGFTFE; this comes from the coding sequence ATGAGCGAATATTTATCAAAAGAAGAAATAAAAAAATGGCGAAGTTCGGTTGAGAAAATTACGCTTGAAGAATATGCGCAGCGCCTTGGCAAGAAAATTCAGGAAGAAAAGAAAACCAACGATTTGGCTGATATGTTGTACCAGACATATAACCCCAGAGAAACTTCTTCATTTAATACAATGACTAAACTTGAAAAAATTGACCTGACTCCTAAATTATCTAAAACAGAAGCTAAACATAAAAAAAATGATGAGCTTAAATTTGATGATTTTGCTGAACTGCCGGAACATGATGCTTTTGATATGGAAAATGATGAAGAAATAATGCCGGTCAAAAAAGAACCCGCTAAAAAACCGGAAAAGATAAAAAAAGAATCTGAAGTTAAAACTGAAAAAACCAAGCCGGTTAAAGAACCTGCTCCGTCTAAAGCTGCTCTCAAAACAAAAGAAACTGCCGAGCCTGCGGCTAAAAAAGAAAAAACAACGGATAAAAAGGCTGTCATATCGGATAAATATGATAAACTGAATATTTCTTTTGTTAAACCTTTGACCGACAGAGAAGAGAAGGTTTTAGACTACTTTATCAGCAAAAAGGGCGAAATTGTTTATGCAAAAGAGCTTGCGGAACTTTTGGATTTAAAAAGAGATTATATTTATAAATATATTAAAAACCTCAGAGCTAAAATGGCTATTGATGTTATAAAAAATTCTGACAACAGCGGTTTTACTTTTGAGTAA
- a CDS encoding 3'-5' exonuclease, which yields MAELLKGLNEQQKQAVVKSNGILLVLAGAGSGKTRVLTTRIAYLVESGVKPYNVLGVTFTNKAAKEMKNRLEKNLGEEVVRNLWVGTFHGICGRILRQDIESYKNEEGISWNRNFTIYDQDESLAVIKAALKHLNMDDKIYKPKVLQIEISNAKNKMLNAYQFACRARDYRTDKVAQVYDFYEKALSVNNALDFDDLLLMAVNLLEQNEEIRTKYHNKFRHILVDEFQDTNLAQYKLIKLLFTNAKPAEELDLSETSLCVVGDVDQSIYSWRGADYKILLNFRSDFPEAKMIKLEQNYRSVGTILEAANKIIKNNFERVEKNLYSTKGRGKKIECYEADDQAQEAYYIARQVKDNGLSQLKNTAVLYRTNAQSRAIEEAFMSSSIPYRMVGGLKFYERKEIKDIVAYLRLVYNLSDNQGLKRIINVPKRSIGPTTVKKLEELAYKNSTSMFSILGELENVEEFSAATKKHLQGFRNLVLSLVKKQKEFSLSEFISELLLDTLYIKELEDEGTEEAQVRIENIQEFINVAREFEEIAQENEFGEFLAQVALVSDVDEIDEASDAVTLMTLHSAKGLEYPVVFLSGLEEGIFPHSRSLNNNSEMEEERRLMYVGITRAEEKLYITYARRRQMWGEYRYGEPSRFISEIPDNLVNSNISQTSPAAYRPSTFGEAVKSLNQKRQGYDNDNPVSSSFGKNFVPPFKKETSAAGGFGKNFEPPVLKKKTTEKGTKKEFKNMINGIEQARAIAQKLKEQKNNQMNDEIDIEHTYSFKNGDVVMHEKFGIGKVQGAITIGKSILYKIDFDKNGIRAIDAQFNRLMPVE from the coding sequence ATGGCAGAGCTTTTAAAAGGGTTAAATGAGCAGCAAAAACAGGCAGTAGTTAAATCAAACGGAATATTGCTTGTGCTTGCGGGTGCAGGAAGCGGCAAAACAAGGGTTTTGACAACAAGAATTGCTTATTTGGTTGAATCAGGGGTAAAGCCTTACAATGTTTTAGGGGTTACGTTCACCAACAAAGCCGCCAAAGAAATGAAAAACAGGCTTGAAAAAAATCTTGGCGAAGAAGTTGTCAGAAATCTTTGGGTAGGAACGTTTCATGGTATTTGCGGCAGGATTTTAAGGCAGGATATTGAAAGCTACAAAAACGAAGAAGGAATTTCCTGGAACAGAAATTTCACTATTTATGACCAGGACGAGTCCCTTGCTGTTATAAAAGCTGCATTAAAGCACTTGAACATGGATGATAAAATCTATAAGCCGAAAGTCTTGCAAATTGAAATCAGCAATGCAAAAAACAAAATGCTCAATGCTTACCAATTTGCCTGCAGGGCGCGTGATTACAGAACAGATAAAGTCGCACAGGTTTATGATTTTTATGAAAAAGCGCTTAGCGTAAATAATGCGCTTGATTTTGACGATTTGCTTTTAATGGCGGTTAATTTGCTTGAACAGAATGAGGAAATCCGCACTAAATATCATAATAAGTTCCGGCATATTTTGGTGGATGAGTTTCAGGATACGAACCTTGCGCAATATAAACTTATAAAATTGCTCTTCACTAACGCTAAGCCGGCAGAAGAATTGGATTTAAGCGAAACTTCGCTGTGTGTGGTAGGTGATGTTGACCAGTCAATATATAGCTGGAGAGGGGCGGACTATAAGATATTATTGAATTTTAGGTCTGATTTTCCCGAAGCCAAAATGATTAAACTTGAGCAGAATTATCGCTCAGTAGGCACTATTTTAGAAGCCGCGAATAAAATTATAAAGAATAATTTTGAGCGGGTAGAAAAGAATTTGTATTCTACAAAAGGGCGGGGTAAAAAAATAGAATGCTATGAGGCTGACGATCAGGCGCAAGAGGCTTATTATATTGCAAGACAAGTCAAAGACAACGGGCTTTCGCAACTGAAAAACACTGCCGTGTTATATAGAACAAACGCCCAAAGCCGCGCTATTGAAGAAGCCTTTATGTCTTCGTCTATTCCTTACCGTATGGTAGGAGGGCTGAAGTTCTACGAAAGAAAAGAAATTAAGGACATTGTTGCTTATTTAAGATTGGTCTACAATCTGTCTGATAATCAAGGGCTGAAACGTATTATAAACGTTCCAAAACGTTCAATAGGTCCCACTACGGTTAAAAAGCTTGAAGAATTGGCGTATAAAAATTCCACAAGTATGTTTAGTATTTTGGGTGAGCTGGAGAATGTTGAAGAGTTTTCCGCCGCAACCAAAAAACATCTGCAAGGGTTCAGAAACCTTGTATTGAGTCTTGTTAAAAAACAAAAGGAGTTTTCTTTGAGTGAGTTTATATCAGAGCTTTTGCTTGATACTTTGTACATTAAAGAACTTGAAGATGAAGGAACGGAAGAAGCTCAGGTCAGAATTGAAAACATTCAGGAATTTATAAACGTTGCAAGAGAATTTGAAGAAATTGCGCAGGAAAATGAATTTGGCGAATTTTTGGCGCAAGTAGCCTTGGTTAGTGATGTAGATGAAATTGATGAAGCATCTGACGCTGTTACTTTGATGACTTTACACTCTGCTAAAGGTTTGGAGTATCCGGTTGTGTTTTTATCGGGTTTGGAAGAGGGGATTTTTCCTCATTCGCGTTCTTTAAACAATAATTCCGAAATGGAAGAAGAAAGGCGCCTGATGTACGTCGGGATAACCCGTGCCGAAGAAAAACTTTATATTACTTACGCAAGAAGACGTCAAATGTGGGGTGAATACAGGTATGGAGAACCCAGCAGATTTATATCGGAAATACCTGATAATCTTGTAAATTCGAATATCTCCCAAACGTCGCCCGCTGCTTATCGCCCCTCTACATTCGGCGAAGCTGTAAAATCCCTAAACCAAAAAAGACAAGGTTATGACAATGATAATCCTGTGTCTTCGTCTTTCGGAAAAAACTTTGTACCGCCTTTTAAAAAAGAAACATCCGCTGCAGGAGGATTTGGTAAGAATTTTGAACCTCCCGTATTAAAGAAAAAAACAACGGAAAAAGGGACTAAAAAAGAGTTTAAAAATATGATAAACGGTATTGAACAGGCAAGAGCTATAGCTCAAAAATTAAAAGAGCAGAAAAATAATCAAATGAATGATGAGATTGATATTGAGCATACATATTCTTTTAAAAACGGTGATGTCGTTATGCACGAAAAATTCGGCATAGGCAAAGTGCAGGGCGCCATTACTATCGGCAAATCGATTTTATATAAAATCGATTTTGACAAAAACGGAATAAGGGCAATAGATGCACAGTTCAACAGACTTATGCCGGTTGAGTAA
- a CDS encoding DNA-processing protein DprA produces MIIKSYTKNRLFGKILKKLINLVDTHRKVKMSDEKENTIMVPLDGVDKDDIPDTADALAHELATIQQSSKKIAIIGSRNLPITHQQIIETISWALANNGNTIITSGGSSGTNAAAIRGAMRANPQNLLVILPQTIGQQPSDVQDQLIGVPNITEHPDRAMMTLADASRICNREIIDECQQLICFLSHTSGTLHKAVAYAEETYKIVTTFYLD; encoded by the coding sequence ATGATAATAAAATCATATACAAAAAACAGATTATTTGGTAAAATCTTAAAGAAACTTATTAATTTGGTAGATACACATAGGAAAGTAAAAATGTCAGACGAAAAAGAAAACACGATTATGGTACCGCTTGACGGCGTTGATAAAGATGATATCCCTGATACAGCTGATGCTTTGGCACATGAACTTGCTACAATTCAGCAGTCTTCAAAAAAAATAGCTATAATCGGAAGCAGAAACCTTCCTATAACACACCAACAGATTATTGAAACAATTTCATGGGCGCTTGCCAATAACGGGAATACTATTATAACCAGCGGAGGTTCAAGCGGAACTAACGCCGCAGCTATAAGAGGCGCTATGAGAGCCAATCCGCAAAACCTTTTGGTTATTTTGCCCCAGACCATAGGTCAGCAACCATCAGACGTACAAGACCAGCTGATAGGCGTTCCGAATATTACAGAACACCCTGACCGTGCAATGATGACTTTGGCTGACGCAAGCAGAATTTGCAACCGTGAAATTATAGACGAATGTCAACAGCTTATATGTTTCTTATCACATACAAGCGGAACGCTGCATAAAGCTGTAGCCTATGCGGAAGAAACCTACAAAATAGTAACAACTTTTTATTTAGATTAA
- the rnc gene encoding ribonuclease III, giving the protein MMNINRHEQLKQFLVKSAIEFDNLELLDTALTHSSFCRESGCDYITSNERLEFLGDAVLKLVISDYLYKRFASYNEGELTKIRSVVVSDEILEKLALKIGLPDYLKLGTNEEKNDGRYRGSTLACAFEALLGALYLDGKQVQLEEFLVSLLHEEITLVDEGRSMVNHKAVLQEYLQSAYGALPEYIVVNEEGPPHNKIFTVDIIFDGKKLGTGTANSKKSAQKLAAQQACEVLKLI; this is encoded by the coding sequence ATGATGAACATTAACAGGCACGAACAGCTTAAACAATTTTTAGTCAAATCCGCTATTGAGTTTGATAATTTGGAGTTGCTGGACACGGCACTTACACATAGTTCTTTTTGCAGAGAAAGCGGTTGTGATTATATTACTTCTAATGAAAGGTTGGAGTTTCTCGGCGATGCTGTTTTGAAACTTGTCATTAGCGATTATTTATACAAGCGTTTTGCTTCGTATAATGAGGGTGAATTAACAAAAATCCGCTCTGTTGTTGTTAGCGATGAAATCCTGGAAAAATTGGCACTTAAAATAGGCCTGCCTGATTATCTGAAACTTGGTACCAATGAAGAAAAAAATGACGGCAGATACAGGGGTTCGACCCTTGCTTGCGCTTTTGAGGCTCTTTTAGGCGCATTGTACTTAGACGGAAAGCAAGTTCAGCTGGAAGAATTTTTGGTCAGCCTGCTTCATGAAGAAATAACGCTCGTTGATGAAGGACGCTCTATGGTCAATCATAAAGCTGTTTTGCAGGAATATTTACAGTCTGCTTACGGCGCTTTGCCGGAGTATATTGTAGTAAACGAGGAAGGTCCTCCGCACAACAAAATTTTTACCGTAGATATTATCTTCGACGGTAAAAAACTCGGTACCGGAACGGCCAATTCTAAAAAATCAGCACAAAAACTTGCCGCACAGCAGGCATGTGAGGTTTTAAAATTAATCTAA
- a CDS encoding phosphatidate cytidylyltransferase, which yields MKRVITASIFLAVILASIIIGSWALALFLLTIMFFGMKELTNMMYAKALHPNKQIAYISCVLYTLIGLFNRWDLFVIVTVFCSIYAFIAILKRGPKARVIDIGATLLCFIYGGVLPVHFLFLRNMDAGQLLFYNFNFDNSIAYVFLMVIGITMTDVFAYYIGKNFGKTKLWPEVSPKKTIEGAAGGALFAILACLVIGYFINLSFWQSFFAGVIITASAQFGDLFESMIKRDAGTKDSSDILPGHGGFLDRADSYIFTVAATYYYFYYFVAYPIFLVR from the coding sequence GTGAAAAGGGTAATTACGGCGTCAATATTTTTAGCGGTTATATTGGCTTCTATTATTATAGGAAGCTGGGCTTTGGCTTTATTTTTATTAACTATTATGTTTTTTGGTATGAAAGAGCTTACAAATATGATGTATGCAAAAGCCCTCCATCCCAACAAACAAATTGCCTATATCAGCTGTGTTTTGTATACCTTAATAGGGTTATTTAACAGGTGGGATTTATTTGTAATAGTAACTGTTTTTTGTTCTATTTACGCTTTTATCGCTATACTAAAACGCGGACCGAAGGCCAGGGTCATTGATATAGGGGCAACTCTGCTTTGCTTTATTTATGGCGGTGTATTGCCTGTCCATTTCTTATTTTTGAGGAATATGGATGCAGGGCAGTTATTGTTCTATAATTTTAACTTCGATAATTCTATTGCTTACGTTTTTCTTATGGTTATAGGAATAACAATGACCGATGTTTTTGCTTATTACATAGGTAAAAATTTCGGCAAAACGAAGCTCTGGCCCGAAGTAAGCCCTAAAAAAACGATTGAGGGTGCAGCCGGCGGTGCGCTCTTTGCCATCCTTGCATGTCTTGTGATTGGTTATTTTATAAATTTGAGTTTTTGGCAGTCATTTTTTGCAGGTGTGATTATTACAGCCAGCGCTCAATTTGGTGATTTATTTGAATCTATGATTAAACGTGATGCGGGTACTAAGGATTCGTCCGATATTCTTCCCGGGCATGGCGGTTTCCTTGACAGGGCTGATAGTTACATATTTACTGTAGCTGCGACTTATTATTACTTTTATTACTTTGTTGCCTATCCGATATTTTTAGTAAGATGA
- the frr gene encoding ribosome recycling factor, with the protein MSVEEILINGEEKMEKAVNNLKREYGNVRTGRANPLILEKISVEYYGVPTPLRQVANVSVQDGQTLVISPFDKTLVHEIEKSIAKSDIGITPNSDGTCVRMTFPPLTEDRRKEISKQVRKTAEESKVAIRNIRRDMTDELKKVEKADNLSEDEVKDTQNEIQKLTDKFTKIIDNLSDEKEKEVLKV; encoded by the coding sequence ATGAGCGTTGAAGAAATTCTGATAAACGGCGAAGAAAAAATGGAAAAAGCCGTTAACAATTTAAAAAGAGAATACGGTAATGTCAGAACCGGCAGAGCCAATCCTTTGATTTTAGAAAAAATCAGCGTTGAGTATTATGGTGTACCTACCCCTTTAAGACAAGTTGCCAATGTTTCCGTGCAAGACGGTCAAACTCTTGTGATTTCTCCTTTTGATAAAACTTTGGTACATGAGATAGAAAAATCCATTGCCAAATCTGATATAGGGATTACACCTAACAGTGACGGTACTTGTGTAAGAATGACATTTCCTCCTTTAACGGAAGACAGAAGAAAAGAAATCTCCAAGCAGGTTCGCAAAACCGCAGAAGAATCAAAAGTTGCTATAAGAAATATCAGACGCGACATGACAGATGAGCTGAAAAAAGTTGAAAAAGCCGATAATTTATCAGAGGACGAAGTTAAAGATACCCAAAATGAAATTCAAAAATTAACCGACAAATTTACTAAGATTATTGACAATTTATCTGATGAAAAAGAAAAAGAGGTATTAAAAGTATAG
- the pyrH gene encoding UMP kinase: MSDNLKYKRVLLKISGEALMGEQGFGIDPKVVSEVAQEIKSAHDLGAQIAIVVGGGNIFRGVQNCTKLGMPQASADYVGMLATVMNGAVLQSMLRNIDIPCRLMSAISMNEIAEPYLRFKAIRHLEKNRVVIFSAGTGNPFFTTDTAAGLRAAEIDANLMLMAKNKVDGIYDSDPRINPDAKKFETLTYEELIKKDLKIMDTSAVSLCKENKIPLIVFDFALKNGITKIISGENIGTFVGE; this comes from the coding sequence ATGTCCGATAATTTAAAATATAAGAGGGTATTATTAAAAATCAGCGGCGAAGCCCTTATGGGTGAGCAGGGCTTTGGGATTGACCCTAAAGTGGTCAGCGAGGTAGCGCAGGAAATTAAATCAGCGCATGATTTAGGCGCTCAGATTGCAATTGTTGTTGGCGGCGGAAATATTTTCCGCGGGGTGCAGAACTGTACTAAACTCGGCATGCCTCAGGCTTCTGCCGATTATGTGGGAATGCTTGCCACTGTTATGAACGGGGCTGTGCTTCAATCCATGCTGCGCAACATTGATATTCCCTGCAGGCTTATGAGCGCTATTTCTATGAATGAGATTGCAGAGCCTTATTTGAGGTTTAAAGCTATAAGACATTTGGAAAAAAATCGTGTGGTTATTTTTTCGGCCGGAACAGGCAATCCGTTCTTTACGACAGACACCGCCGCAGGTTTGAGAGCGGCTGAGATTGACGCTAATCTTATGCTTATGGCAAAGAATAAAGTTGACGGAATATACGATTCCGACCCTAGAATTAATCCTGACGCGAAAAAATTTGAAACTCTGACTTACGAAGAGCTTATAAAAAAAGATTTAAAGATTATGGATACATCCGCTGTTTCTCTTTGTAAGGAGAATAAAATCCCGTTAATTGTATTTGATTTTGCTTTAAAGAACGGTATTACTAAGATAATTTCAGGTGAAAATATAGGTACTTTTGTAGGAGAATAA
- a CDS encoding acyltransferase → MQNLELYLEKKFFKRRLDYLNKKYKNKPILVYGCGSFFETIAKNYDLNTLNIVAISDKRFKKETTIELNSVQYRAIPADAIKNENSDYILVGTFDPNPVIRSLKRDYKVKNIEPFLPNNPKLSWIKILSRTQLMRITFVKNYINFKKRNLFYLIDGDGNKKLYPKINGLDVHFDGNGSKVVIYGSPMPRFLNFKIKCKSNTLVKINSSSYLIQNTTLNLDAKKSKILIDKNFSINGGVFLINYDAVNTKIVIGEDCMFGWDILLRTSDAHVIYDNNSKEIINHPGDIIIGNHVWIAAKSNILKNVILPNNTIVGTCSLVNKQFSEENTLVTGTPATVKKKFVNWSRANSANYIKPENLIGQDSGNF, encoded by the coding sequence ATGCAAAATTTAGAGTTATACCTAGAAAAAAAATTTTTTAAACGAAGGCTCGATTATTTAAATAAAAAATATAAAAATAAACCGATTTTGGTATACGGATGCGGTAGCTTTTTTGAAACCATTGCAAAAAATTATGATTTAAATACACTAAACATCGTTGCAATAAGTGATAAACGTTTTAAAAAAGAAACAACTATAGAATTGAATTCTGTACAATATAGAGCAATTCCGGCAGATGCTATAAAGAATGAAAATTCAGATTATATTTTAGTTGGCACATTTGACCCTAATCCTGTTATCAGAAGTTTAAAACGAGATTATAAAGTTAAAAATATTGAACCTTTCCTGCCAAACAACCCCAAATTAAGTTGGATTAAAATTCTTTCCCGCACACAACTTATGCGTATAACATTTGTCAAAAATTATATTAATTTTAAAAAGCGCAATCTGTTTTATTTAATTGATGGAGATGGAAATAAAAAACTATATCCTAAAATCAACGGGCTTGATGTCCATTTTGACGGAAATGGCTCAAAAGTTGTTATATATGGAAGCCCGATGCCAAGATTCTTGAACTTTAAAATCAAATGTAAGAGCAATACGCTAGTTAAAATAAACAGTTCTTCTTATCTAATCCAAAATACAACCTTAAATCTTGATGCAAAAAAATCGAAAATTTTGATAGATAAAAATTTTTCAATTAATGGCGGCGTTTTTCTTATAAATTATGATGCGGTAAACACCAAAATAGTTATAGGTGAAGATTGTATGTTCGGTTGGGATATACTACTGCGGACAAGTGATGCACATGTCATTTATGACAATAATTCAAAAGAAATTATCAATCATCCCGGAGATATTATAATAGGTAATCATGTGTGGATTGCCGCAAAATCTAATATTCTTAAAAATGTAATTTTGCCTAATAATACAATTGTTGGTACGTGTTCACTTGTAAACAAACAATTTAGTGAAGAAAATACATTAGTAACCGGAACTCCGGCAACAGTCAAAAAAAAATTTGTAAACTGGTCTAGAGCCAATTCTGCGAATTATATAAAACCAGAAAACTTGATTGGTCAAGATAGTGGAAACTTTTAA